The Rhinoraja longicauda isolate Sanriku21f chromosome 15, sRhiLon1.1, whole genome shotgun sequence genome includes a region encoding these proteins:
- the LOC144600714 gene encoding sodium- and chloride-dependent neutral and basic amino acid transporter B(0+)-like, which yields MDKKGLATSGFSQNNNQIYAPAETSAADEHVGESDENVERGNWSSKTDYLLSVIGFTVGLGNIWRFPYLAYRNGGGAFLIPYTLMLALAGMPMFFFESSFGQFASLGPVAVWKAVPILQGVGIAMVLLITLVHVSYNCIIAYSLFYLFASFQSPLPWSDCFSWWGADETCSRTPRDPFCNLTLDSGYSEVVNATWLQANNKTCSNGSEIHVPHQGPGEQYWDKVVLHRSRSIDETGEIVWHLALCLLLAWLIVGAALSKGIKSSGKVVYFTATFPYVLLTILLIRGLTLEGAHKGIEFYIGSQSDFLKLADAEVWKDAAAQIFYTLGVGAGSLITLSSYNKFHNNCYRDTITVCMVNCATSVFSGFAIFSVLGHMAHVQDKPVSEVAQSGFGLAFIAYPEALAQLPWAPLWSTLFFFMLLTVGLDTQFAAVEGILTSLVDQFPKYLQSKRLPLTAGVCLLLFLLGLVCVTQAGIYWVNLTDSFCTGWTFITIGLLELVGRSWIYGVNRFIKDIEMMIGERNWLFWLWWRACWRFITPSLLVVILAWSFATFATPTYGIIEYPVWAVAFGWCMIIFCIMWIPIVAIVKVVQAEGSTLYQKLAAACTSSPDWGPYLEQHRGERYRRQPNSAEAPNTMVLLTDSEM from the exons ATGGACAAGAAAGGATTGGCTACATCTGGGTTCTCTCAGAATAATAATCAAATATACGCACCAGCAGAGACC tctgcCGCCGATGAACACGTGGGTGAaagtgatgagaatgtggagcGAGGCAACTGGTCTTCGAAGACCGACTACCTGCTCTCAGTGATCGGGTTCACTGTGGGTCTGGGCAACATCTGGAGATTCCCTTACCTGGCGTACAGGAACGGAGGAG GTGCTTTTCTTATTCCCTACACTCTCATGTTGGCGCTGGCTGGGATGCCGATGTTTTTCTTTGAATCGTCTTTTGGGCAGTTTGCCAGCCTCGGACCTGTTGCAGTGTGGAAAGCCGTGCCAATACTACAAG GAGTGGGGATTGCTATGGTACTTCTGATTACATTAGTGCACGTTTCCTACAACTGCATCATCGCCTACAGCCTGTTCTACCTGTTTGCCTCCTTCCAATCGCCCCTGCCGTGGTCAGACTGCTTCAGCTGGTGGGGTGCGGATGAAACCTGCAGTCGGACACCCAGAG ATCCGTTCTGCAACCTCACTCTGGACAGCGGATATTCAGAAGTCGTTAATGCAACCTGGCTGCAGGCAAACAACAAAACCTGTTCCAATGGATCGGAAATCCATGTTCCTCACCAGGGTCCAGGTGAACAATACTGGGA TAAGGTGGTTTTACACCGGTCAAGGTCGATAGATGAAACGGGGGAGATTGTCTGGCACCTGGCTCTCTGTCTGCTTCTGGCCTGGCTGATAGTTGGGGCTGCCCTGTCTAAAGGAATCAAATCTTCAGGAAAg GTGGTTTATTTCACTGCAACCTTCCCTTATGTTCTTCTGACCATACTTCTTATCCGAGGACTAACCCTGGAGGGAGCCCATAAAGGGATTGAATTCTACATTGGAAGCCAATCGGACTTCTTAAAACTGGCCGATGCTGAG GTCTGGAAAGATGCTGCAGCACAAATATTCTATACACTTGGAGTGGGTGCTGGCAGTTTGATAACCCTGTCATCCTACAACAAATTCCACAACAACTGTTACAGAGACACCATCACTGTCTGTATGGTGAACTGTGCCACTAGTGTGTTTTCTGGATTTGCCATCTTCTCCGTGCTGGGACACATGGCTCATGTCCAGGACAAGCCTGTTTCAGAGGTCGCTCAGTCAG GTTTCGGTTTGGCTTTCATCGCCTACCCAGAGGCTCTTGCACAGCTGCCGTGGGCTCCACTATGGTCCACTTTGTTTTTCTTCATGTTGCTCACTGTGGGACTCGACACTCAGTTTGCAGCTGTAG AAGGAATTTTAACATCTCTCGTGGACCAATTCCCCAAGTATCTCCAATCAAAACGTCTTCCGCTGACAGCTGGTGTATGCTTATTGTTATTTCTCCTTGGCCTCGTGTGTGTAACACAG GCTGGGATTTACTGGGTAAATTTAACTGATTCTTTCTGTACTGGATGGACTTTCATTACTATAGGCCTTCTGGAACTTGTTGGCCGAAGCTGGATTTATG GGGTAAACAGATTCATCAAGGACATTGAGATGAtgattggggagaggaattggCTCTTCTGGTTGTGGTGGAGAGCATGCTGGCGTTTCATCACTCCAAGCTTGCTGGTG GTAATCTTAGCTTGGTCTTTTGCAACATTTGCCACACCAACATATGGAATCATTGAGTACCCCGTCTGGGCAGTAGCATTTGGCTGGTGTATGATCATCTTCTGTATTATGTGGATCCCCATCGTTGCCATTGTGAAAGTTGTCCAAGCTGAGGGCTCCACATTGTACCAG AAACTTGCTGCTGCTTGTACATCATCTCCTGACTGGGGCCCGTACTTGGAACAGCACAGAGGAGAAAGATACAGAAGGCAGCCGAATTCTGCAGAAGCCCCTAACACTATGGTGCTGCTTACTGACTCCGAGATGTAA